In Devosia beringensis, a single window of DNA contains:
- a CDS encoding UvrB/UvrC motif-containing protein: MSSRSINEKLVALTRQMADAAEAMDFEKATALRNEIARIKGEAPLQEGDPDTVTVGQPPPGAMGLGTQVPVRQPPKGWVKPKKPDFMTKNVKPRAGR; encoded by the coding sequence ATGTCTTCACGATCGATCAATGAAAAGCTGGTGGCGCTGACCCGGCAGATGGCCGACGCAGCCGAGGCGATGGATTTCGAGAAGGCGACCGCGCTGCGCAACGAAATTGCTCGGATCAAGGGCGAGGCGCCATTGCAGGAGGGCGACCCGGACACCGTCACCGTTGGCCAGCCGCCGCCGGGAGCGATGGGGCTGGGCACGCAGGTGCCGGTGCGGCAGCCGCCCAAGGGCTGGGTGAAGCCGAAAAAGCCCGATTTCATGACCAAGAATGTCAAGCCGCGGGCCGGGCGCTAA
- a CDS encoding MerR family DNA-binding protein, whose product MNRPEAENRDLFAIADLAKEFGISTRAIRFYEAKGLLAPERVGATRIFRRRDRARLILILRGKRLGFSLRDISDYLSLYDADRSQQVNLLTAKVDERLASLERQRDDLETTINELREIRKLADEPLVKAG is encoded by the coding sequence ATGAACCGACCCGAAGCCGAGAACCGCGACCTCTTTGCCATTGCCGACCTCGCCAAGGAATTCGGCATCTCCACCCGCGCCATCCGCTTCTACGAAGCCAAGGGCCTGCTCGCCCCCGAGCGGGTTGGCGCCACCCGCATCTTCCGCCGCCGCGACCGCGCCCGGCTGATCCTGATCCTGCGCGGCAAGCGCCTGGGCTTTTCGCTGCGGGATATCTCGGACTATCTCAGCCTCTACGACGCCGACCGCAGCCAGCAGGTCAACCTGCTCACTGCCAAGGTCGACGAACGCCTCGCCTCGCTGGAACGCCAGCGCGACGACCTCGAAACCACCATCAACGAACTGCGCGAAATCCGCAAACTGGCGGACGAACCGCTGGTCAAGGCAGGTTAG
- a CDS encoding long-chain-fatty-acid--CoA ligase has product MAAKKSDAHPRPWIASYPDGIAWDVELDIRPVHEQVLAACARNPAAVALDFLGGTTSFGDLASKIIAFAGALQRQFGVTKGSRVALMLPNTPFYPIAYYAVLRAGGTVVNCNPLYTVHELSHITANAGADVMVTLDLQQIFEKAEKLVEAGHVQSLVVCHFPDALPLVKKLLYTVVKRKDLARLKSSPIADRISHFEDMVRRGEPPTPVVIDAKADIAVQQYTGGTTGIPKGALLTHANIAANMSQIDKWGDGLFYPPSKVVAVLPFFHIFAMTVCMNVPLCNGTPVIMLPRFELRSLLNLFTRTRANVLPAVPTLLSAIARADSATREQLASLEVAISGGAALPNEVRKAVAEKSAAVLAEGYGLTEASPVVCCAALRKPGKPMSIGLPLPGTDIRFVNLETGEPVGIGEDGELQVKGAQVMAGYYNDPDATRDAFMHGWLRTGDVGHMDEDGYVFLVDRIKDLIICSGFNVYPRTIEEALMTHGAVEETNVIGVPDEYRGEAPVAFVKLRAGHTASQTELKAYLTERLNKIEMPREIIFKDALPKTLIGKLSKKELRAEYTAAHAAKGTPPETAP; this is encoded by the coding sequence ATGGCAGCCAAGAAGTCCGACGCCCATCCGCGCCCCTGGATCGCCAGCTATCCCGACGGCATTGCCTGGGATGTCGAGCTCGACATCCGTCCGGTGCATGAGCAGGTGCTGGCTGCCTGCGCCCGAAACCCCGCTGCCGTGGCGCTCGATTTTCTCGGCGGCACCACCAGTTTTGGCGATCTGGCCAGCAAGATCATCGCCTTTGCCGGCGCCCTGCAGCGCCAGTTCGGCGTCACCAAGGGCAGCCGCGTTGCCCTGATGCTGCCCAATACGCCCTTCTACCCCATCGCCTATTACGCTGTGCTGCGCGCTGGTGGCACCGTGGTCAACTGCAACCCGCTCTATACCGTGCACGAGCTCAGCCACATCACCGCCAATGCCGGCGCTGACGTGATGGTCACGCTCGACCTGCAGCAGATTTTCGAAAAGGCCGAAAAGCTGGTCGAAGCCGGCCACGTCCAGTCGCTGGTGGTCTGCCACTTCCCCGACGCCCTGCCGCTGGTCAAGAAGCTGCTGTACACGGTGGTCAAGCGCAAGGATCTGGCCCGCCTCAAATCCTCCCCCATTGCCGACCGTATCAGCCACTTCGAGGACATGGTGCGGCGGGGCGAGCCGCCCACCCCTGTCGTCATCGACGCCAAGGCCGACATTGCCGTGCAGCAATATACCGGCGGCACCACCGGCATTCCCAAGGGCGCCCTGCTCACCCATGCCAATATCGCCGCCAATATGAGCCAGATCGACAAATGGGGCGATGGTCTGTTCTATCCGCCCTCCAAGGTGGTGGCCGTACTGCCCTTCTTCCACATCTTCGCCATGACGGTCTGCATGAACGTGCCGCTCTGCAATGGCACTCCGGTGATCATGCTGCCGCGGTTCGAGCTCAGGTCCCTGCTCAACCTGTTCACCCGCACCCGCGCCAATGTGCTGCCCGCCGTGCCCACATTGCTCAGCGCCATCGCCCGCGCCGACAGCGCCACGCGCGAACAGCTGGCGAGCCTTGAGGTTGCCATTTCCGGCGGCGCCGCTTTGCCCAACGAGGTCCGCAAGGCCGTCGCCGAAAAGTCCGCCGCCGTCCTCGCCGAGGGCTATGGCCTGACCGAAGCCTCCCCGGTGGTCTGCTGCGCCGCCTTGCGCAAGCCCGGCAAGCCCATGTCCATCGGCCTGCCGCTGCCCGGCACCGATATCCGCTTCGTCAATCTCGAGACCGGCGAGCCCGTTGGCATCGGCGAGGATGGCGAACTCCAGGTCAAGGGCGCCCAGGTCATGGCCGGCTATTACAACGACCCTGACGCCACGCGAGACGCCTTCATGCATGGCTGGCTGCGCACCGGCGATGTCGGCCATATGGATGAGGACGGCTATGTCTTCCTCGTTGACCGCATCAAGGACCTCATCATCTGCTCGGGCTTCAATGTCTATCCGCGCACCATCGAGGAGGCGCTGATGACCCATGGCGCCGTCGAGGAGACCAATGTCATCGGCGTGCCCGACGAGTATCGCGGCGAGGCCCCGGTCGCCTTCGTCAAGCTGCGCGCCGGGCACACCGCCAGCCAGACCGAACTCAAGGCCTATCTCACCGAGCGTCTCAACAAGATCGAAATGCCGCGTGAGATCATCTTCAAGGACGCCCTGCCCAAGACCCTGATCGGCAAGCTGAGCAAGAAGGAACTGCGCGCCGAATATACCGCGGCACACGCCGCCAAAGGCACGCCGCCGGAAACCGCGCCATGA